Proteins encoded together in one Impatiens glandulifera chromosome 1, dImpGla2.1, whole genome shotgun sequence window:
- the LOC124940627 gene encoding homeobox-leucine zipper protein ROC1-like, with the protein MSQTHWKSFFSAIVSKASCLEILSSGSSGNYNGALQVISIETHAQTPFVPIRDNMLARYCKQVGEKKWAVVDVSLDIFRAIHLVKSRKRPSGCIIEDVADGFTKVTWIEHVEAEEVPDVHPIYKALVSSGLAFGAKRWVGILQSQTDRLVSVMSNTTLPFSDITVESRRSHTRLSERMVRIFNKGVSVATGHPWSIIPHSAPNQIRVLMIRNTDNIQGHPVGVILAATYSFWLNAMPITVFQYLQNQQSRSQWDYLTSSFQPIQEISRVVIGRDSASSISVLRLNPDMLVLQEENWDPMAAYIVYAPVDSTTVNLTLVGGDSDDYVTMLPTGFVIGPDGLGNGSDGAGGSLVTLSLQILVDSNPNVVVQPPSVDHLTTLLNNTVNSLKIALMNQ; encoded by the exons ATGAGTCAG ACTCATTGGAAGAGCTTCTTCAGTGCCATTGTGTCAAAAGCATCGTGTTTGGAAATCTTGTCAAGTGGGTCTTCAGGAAATTATAATGGTGCATTGCAAGTG ATATCTATAGAGACGCATGCGCAGACTCCTTTTGTTCCGATCCGTGACAACATGTTGGCAAGGTACTGCAAGCAAGTGGGTGAAAAGAAGTGGGCAGTGGTGGACGTTTCTCTGGACATATTCCGGGCAATCCATCTAGTGAAGTCGAGGAAAAGGCCTTCCGGGTGCATAATTGAAGATGTGGCCGATGGATTCACAAAGGTGACTTGGATAGAGCACGTTGAAGCAGAAGAAGTGCCCGATGTTCATCCAATCTACAAGGCTCTGGTCAGTTCGGGCCTGGCTTTTGGGGCCAAACGTTGGGTTGGTATTCTCCAGAGCCAAACCGATCGTCTGGTCAGTGTCATGTCCAACACTACCCTGCCCTTTTCTGACATAACGGTGGAAAGTAGGAGGAGCCATACTCGGTTGTCTGAGAGGATGGTAAGGATCTTTAATAAGGGAGTGAGTGTGGCTACAGGGCATCCTTGGAGTATAATTCCACACAGTGCCCCAAATCAAATTAGAGTTCTCATGATCAGGAACACAGATAATATTCAAGGTCATCCCGTAGGGGTAATCCTTGCCGCTACATATTCCTTTTGGCTCAATGCCATGCCCATCACTGTCTTTCAATATCTCCAAAATCAACAATCAAGGAGTCag TGGGATTATCTTACATCTTCTTTTcaaccaattcaagaaatctCCCGTGTTGTGATTGGCCGAGATTCTGCTAGCAGTATATCTGTGCTACGACTTAAT CCTGATATGCTGGTCCTGCAAGAGGAAAATTGGGATCCAATGGCAGCGTACATTGTATATGCCCCGGTTGACAGCACGACGGTGAACCTGACTTTGGTCGGAGGGGATTCCGACGACTACGTGACAATGCTTCCTACCGGTTTTGTGATAGGTCCCGACGGTCTGGGCAATGGAAGTGATGGGGCCGGCGGATCATTGGTAACTTTATCCTTGCAGATTTTGGTTGATTCTAATCCCAATGTTGTGGTTCAACCGCCATCTGTCGACCATCTTACTACTTTGCTCAACAACACCGTCAATAGTCTCAAGATTGCCTTAATGAACCAGTGA
- the LOC124940609 gene encoding RNA-binding protein 25-like: MLEKEKVENERQKMVTKESVLSKQKDQDKEGNLEHGFEEQGKEDRVVRHSESKAENEEVTKKLELEARINTEEVVERESVGESKKGKVGEENGKDKEEAAESIETLNKLDQKKYSGISKRVEETRTKLEEIQSKALRVPNLPYNREDEKEALT, translated from the exons atgttggaaaaggaaaaggttgaGAATGAAAGACAGAAAATGGTTACTAAAGAATCGGTATTGAGTAAACAGAAAGATCaagataaggaaggaaattTAGAACATGGTTTTGAAGAACAGGGGAAGGAAGATAGAGTGGTAAGACATTCTGAATCAAAGgctgagaatgaagaggtaacaaagaaacttgaACTGGAAGCAAGAATCAATACCGAAGAGGTTGTGGAAAGGGAAAGTGTGGGAGAAAGCAAGAAAGGGAAAGTGGGTGAAGAAAatgggaaagataaagaagaggcaGCTGAATCGATTGAAACT CTGAATAAACTAGACCagaaaaaatatagtgggatttctaaaagagtagaggaaACAAGAACGAAACTagaggaaatacaaagcaaggcactaagagtcccaaatctaccttataaTAGGGAAGATGAAAAAGAGGCTCTTACGTGA